The Chitinophaga sp. H8 genome contains a region encoding:
- a CDS encoding DoxX family protein, protein MAFFAGLLTFSLLFLLAGYLFNISYLLHFANDMRLAAATMFILIGVMHLLKPHKLTYMIEGLLPYAYALVILTGILEIIFGAGLLHTATQYYAAWALMVLLVLMFPANIYVAVKQLPAPGGLPASPWYTWSRLAFQPLYILWIWWSIRG, encoded by the coding sequence ATGGCATTCTTTGCAGGCTTACTGACTTTTAGTCTTCTTTTTTTATTAGCAGGATATCTCTTCAATATATCTTATCTGCTACACTTTGCGAATGATATGCGGCTGGCAGCCGCTACGATGTTTATATTAATTGGTGTCATGCATCTGTTAAAACCACATAAGCTCACTTACATGATCGAGGGACTGTTGCCCTATGCCTATGCATTGGTTATTTTAACGGGTATCCTGGAAATTATTTTTGGAGCAGGATTACTGCACACCGCCACACAGTATTATGCGGCCTGGGCCTTAATGGTCCTGTTAGTCCTGATGTTTCCGGCCAATATATATGTAGCTGTAAAACAACTGCCAGCTCCGGGCGGCTTACCTGCCAGTCCCTGGTATACCTGGAGCCGCCTCGCCTTTCAGCCCCTGTACATTTTGTGGATCTGGTGGAGTATAAGAGGATAG
- a CDS encoding Crp/Fnr family transcriptional regulator, protein MTDLDQLRRALAKLYTGADENWPAFERILHPVQFEAGAFLSQAGKTTNAIYYITAGTVRVVALYQEKETCLDFAFPGMFSTSYASFITQTPAGVSLQAILPVNALAFYYDDLQTLYRAHPATEKIGRLLAEQQYLRKYHRELSLLQYTAAERYRQLLQEHPEIVRVIPVKYVASYLGIEPESLSRIRRNIKK, encoded by the coding sequence ATGACTGACCTGGACCAGCTAAGAAGAGCGCTTGCCAAATTGTATACCGGCGCAGATGAAAACTGGCCGGCCTTTGAGCGCATACTTCATCCGGTACAGTTTGAGGCAGGAGCCTTTTTATCCCAGGCAGGAAAAACAACCAATGCTATTTATTATATCACAGCAGGCACCGTCCGCGTAGTGGCGCTGTACCAGGAAAAAGAAACCTGCCTGGACTTTGCATTCCCAGGCATGTTCTCCACCTCCTATGCTTCTTTTATTACACAAACGCCTGCAGGAGTGAGCTTGCAGGCCATCCTCCCGGTAAACGCCCTCGCTTTTTATTATGATGACCTGCAGACACTCTACCGAGCTCATCCGGCTACCGAAAAAATAGGCCGCTTGCTGGCAGAACAACAATATCTCCGCAAATACCACCGCGAACTTTCATTACTGCAATACACCGCTGCGGAAAGATACCGGCAACTATTACAGGAACATCCGGAGATAGTCAGAGTAATACCTGTTAAATATGTTGCCTCCTACCTGGGTATTGAGCCGGAGAGCCTTAGCCGCATCCGCCGGAATATCAAAAAATAA
- a CDS encoding aminotransferase class V-fold PLP-dependent enzyme yields MILPDQRHLFDIPSEVVYMNCGSVSPLPKQVQAAGITGLNKKTTPWQLQTEDWFGRAEVLRDLFAKIIGATKDHIALIPAASYGIAVAANNVQLRPDQHIILLDQQYPSNVYAWQELSRSSGAAIVTVKRAAGQSWTAALLSHINTHTGVVAIPNCHWTDGSLIDLEEVSKAVKSVSAKLVIDASQSLGAYPLDINKIKPDFLVTVGYKWLLGAYGMGFLYADPQYSIAGKPIEYSWLNRAGSDDFTSLVNYQEIYRAGARRFDMGGFPSFVHVEMSIAALSQILEWGVANIQETLSVLTDAIQEKAAALGLETPDSNQRVGHMIGIKLSDSQVVKLRKELADNQVYVSFRGSSMRVAPYLFNTLNDVDRLFRYL; encoded by the coding sequence ATGATACTTCCAGATCAAAGACACTTGTTTGATATTCCTTCAGAGGTAGTTTATATGAATTGCGGCAGTGTATCGCCCCTGCCCAAGCAGGTGCAGGCAGCTGGTATAACAGGGCTCAATAAAAAAACAACCCCCTGGCAATTGCAAACGGAAGATTGGTTTGGACGTGCAGAAGTACTTCGTGATTTATTTGCAAAAATTATCGGCGCAACAAAAGATCATATTGCCCTTATTCCTGCTGCCAGCTATGGCATTGCTGTTGCAGCAAACAATGTCCAATTACGTCCTGATCAGCATATAATATTGCTGGATCAACAATATCCATCGAATGTATATGCCTGGCAGGAATTATCCCGCAGCAGTGGTGCTGCTATTGTAACCGTAAAAAGGGCAGCCGGACAATCGTGGACTGCCGCTCTGTTATCACATATTAATACACATACCGGCGTAGTGGCTATTCCAAATTGCCATTGGACAGATGGCAGTTTGATTGACCTGGAGGAAGTGAGTAAAGCAGTAAAAAGTGTATCTGCCAAACTGGTGATAGATGCCAGTCAGTCGTTAGGTGCTTATCCCCTGGACATCAATAAGATCAAGCCGGATTTTCTGGTTACGGTAGGATATAAATGGTTGCTCGGCGCTTATGGCATGGGCTTTTTATATGCAGATCCCCAATACAGTATAGCCGGAAAGCCGATTGAATATTCCTGGCTGAACAGAGCGGGCAGTGATGATTTTACATCGTTGGTGAATTACCAGGAGATATACAGAGCAGGCGCAAGACGGTTTGATATGGGTGGTTTTCCCAGCTTTGTACATGTGGAAATGAGTATTGCCGCATTATCCCAGATACTGGAATGGGGGGTGGCCAATATACAGGAAACCCTGTCAGTACTCACGGATGCTATTCAGGAAAAGGCAGCTGCCCTGGGGTTGGAAACACCGGATAGCAATCAGCGGGTGGGGCATATGATCGGAATCAAATTAAGTGACAGCCAGGTGGTAAAGCTCAGAAAGGAGTTGGCCGATAACCAGGTATATGTGAGCTTCAGGGGCTCCAGTATGAGAGTGGCCCCTTACTTATTTAATACTTTGAACGACGTTGACCGGTTGTTCCGTTATTTGTAA